One part of the Salinimonas iocasae genome encodes these proteins:
- a CDS encoding Dam family site-specific DNA-(adenine-N6)-methyltransferase: MTQKKNRAFLKWAGGKYSLVEHINAKLPQANKLIEPFVGAGSVFLNTDYKRYLLNDINPDLINLYNLLKAQPDALVFDTQRYFTGAYNREDAYYALREEFNRTSDEYHRAVLFVYLNRHGYNGLCRYSLGGRFNVPFGRYKKPYFPAEEMYRFAEKAQRATFTCLPFEKMFSRARKGNVIYCDPPYAPISKTAAFTSYATRGFGMDAQSKLASLAHKTSTRRGIPVLISNHDLPVIRTMYQGASISMLSVKRSISQKGAMRKPAAEVLAYFSPPDMARAL; the protein is encoded by the coding sequence ATGACGCAAAAGAAAAACCGGGCCTTTTTGAAGTGGGCCGGGGGTAAGTACAGTCTGGTAGAGCACATTAATGCGAAGTTGCCGCAAGCTAACAAACTCATAGAGCCTTTTGTTGGTGCTGGATCGGTGTTTTTAAATACCGACTACAAACGCTATCTGCTTAATGATATTAACCCTGATCTGATTAACCTCTATAATTTGCTTAAGGCTCAGCCGGATGCGCTGGTTTTCGACACTCAGCGTTATTTCACCGGCGCGTATAATCGCGAAGATGCCTACTACGCTCTTCGCGAAGAGTTTAATCGTACCAGTGACGAGTATCATCGAGCGGTGCTCTTCGTCTACCTGAACCGTCACGGTTACAATGGGTTGTGTCGCTATAGTCTGGGGGGGCGCTTCAATGTACCGTTTGGACGCTACAAAAAACCTTACTTCCCGGCTGAGGAAATGTACCGATTTGCCGAAAAAGCGCAACGCGCGACTTTTACCTGCCTGCCATTTGAGAAAATGTTTTCCCGGGCCCGCAAAGGAAATGTGATTTACTGCGACCCGCCCTACGCGCCCATCAGTAAAACAGCAGCTTTTACAAGCTACGCTACCCGCGGGTTTGGTATGGACGCACAATCAAAACTTGCATCACTGGCACATAAAACATCAACACGACGGGGCATACCTGTTCTTATCTCAAACCATGATTTACCCGTCATCAGAACAATGTATCAGGGCGCGTCAATCTCGATGCTTTCAGTAAAACGTTCTATCAGCCAGAAAGGCGCAATGCGCAAGCCCGCAGCCGAAGTACTTGCTTATTTTTCGCCACCGGATATGGCCCGCGCGCTTTAA
- a CDS encoding TorF family putative porin, with protein sequence MRKTLLAPVVASLIAAGLVSAPSHADELTANVSVTNNYIWRGLTQTTNEAAVQGGIDYAHDSGFYAGTWASNVQYGADDVYSYEHDLYAGFAGEAQGFSYDVGYLYYNYDAEAEFDFGEIYGTVGYDALSLSLYVLANTEADEAPGQDFGFGKATYVSLDYAMPIMNGTELGLHVGHHQGDFAEAFNGLTDSYVDWAVSLSKDGFGFAITGTDMDSDEPAAGGAYDNDEIKFVVSYAVDFQL encoded by the coding sequence ATGAGAAAGACATTGCTAGCACCTGTCGTTGCCAGTCTTATTGCAGCGGGTTTAGTTTCTGCCCCAAGCCATGCAGATGAACTGACGGCAAATGTCAGCGTGACCAATAACTATATATGGCGCGGGTTGACTCAGACAACCAACGAAGCTGCAGTACAGGGCGGTATTGACTATGCTCATGATAGTGGCTTCTATGCCGGTACCTGGGCGTCGAATGTTCAGTATGGCGCTGATGATGTGTACTCTTACGAACACGACCTTTACGCGGGTTTTGCAGGTGAGGCACAAGGCTTCAGCTATGATGTGGGTTATCTTTATTACAACTATGACGCTGAAGCAGAGTTTGATTTCGGCGAGATCTACGGCACAGTCGGCTACGATGCGCTGAGTCTGAGCCTCTATGTTTTAGCCAATACCGAAGCTGATGAAGCCCCGGGTCAGGACTTCGGATTTGGTAAAGCAACATATGTTTCTCTGGATTACGCAATGCCAATCATGAATGGCACCGAGTTAGGCTTGCATGTTGGTCACCATCAGGGCGACTTTGCTGAAGCGTTCAACGGGTTAACAGACAGCTATGTGGACTGGGCGGTATCATTATCTAAAGATGGATTTGGCTTTGCCATTACCGGTACAGATATGGATTCTGATGAGCCTGCCGCTGGTGGTGCTTATGACAACGACGAGATAAAATTTGTTGTTTCTTATGCGGTAGATTTCCAGCTTTAA
- the trpS gene encoding tryptophan--tRNA ligase has translation MSHKPIVLSGCQPSGQLTIGNYMGALKQWVSMQDDFECLYMLVDLHAITVRQDPKNLYEACLDGLALYLACGIDPDKSTLFVQSHVPEHAQLSWVLNCYAQMGELNRMTQFKDKSAKNMSNINVGLYAYPVLQAADILLYQADKVPVGEDQKQHLELTRDIATRFNNLYSGDVFTLPDPYIPEFGARIMSLQEPDRKMSKSDTNPNNFIGLLEEPKKLTKKIKRAVTDSDEQARIYFNPEEKPGVSNLLTLLSLATGKSIDALVPEYEDKMYGHLKGDVADAVVSLVEPIQQRFHTLRNDRAYLDSVMKDGAAKASEKAAVTLQKVYEAVGFIAKP, from the coding sequence ATGAGTCACAAACCTATTGTTTTAAGCGGCTGCCAGCCATCGGGGCAGTTAACCATCGGCAATTACATGGGCGCACTGAAACAGTGGGTATCAATGCAGGACGATTTTGAGTGCCTGTATATGCTGGTAGATTTGCACGCAATTACTGTACGTCAGGATCCTAAAAACCTGTATGAAGCATGCCTTGATGGCCTGGCATTGTACTTAGCTTGCGGTATCGATCCTGATAAAAGTACGCTTTTTGTTCAATCGCATGTACCTGAACATGCACAGCTTTCGTGGGTATTAAACTGTTATGCGCAGATGGGTGAGCTCAATCGCATGACCCAGTTTAAAGACAAGTCTGCGAAGAATATGAGTAATATCAATGTCGGCTTGTATGCATACCCGGTATTACAGGCGGCAGATATCTTACTCTATCAGGCCGATAAAGTGCCTGTCGGTGAGGACCAGAAGCAGCATCTGGAACTGACCCGAGATATTGCGACACGTTTTAATAACCTTTACAGCGGTGACGTATTTACCCTACCCGATCCTTACATCCCGGAGTTCGGCGCCCGAATAATGAGCCTACAGGAGCCCGATCGTAAGATGTCTAAATCTGACACAAACCCGAATAACTTTATCGGTTTGCTGGAAGAGCCCAAAAAGCTGACTAAGAAGATAAAACGTGCTGTGACAGATTCTGACGAACAGGCCAGAATTTACTTCAATCCGGAAGAGAAGCCCGGTGTATCGAATCTGCTTACATTACTATCACTGGCCACTGGCAAGTCTATTGACGCGCTTGTGCCAGAGTATGAAGATAAAATGTATGGACACCTGAAAGGTGATGTCGCTGATGCGGTTGTCTCGCTGGTTGAACCTATTCAGCAACGTTTCCACACCCTTCGAAACGATCGTGCCTATCTGGATAGCGTGATGAAAGACGGCGCTGCAAAAGCGTCTGAAAAGGCAGCAGTTACCTTACAGAAAGTGTATGAAGCAGTAGGATTTATCGCGAAACCATAG
- a CDS encoding sensor domain-containing diguanylate cyclase, with translation MQKYSQLITRPGKMQYGILILLAVTVLGGSAWALIKAQQPGAQSIGFLGAYGTAVFILEAISAILLYAHFRRTGMLTFAILSMAYLWVALLAPFQVGLLTDNLETFSLITASTGDAAWLWIAWHLGFPIIITAGMLVDGSYPIVTRKVWRWTIALFGLELLIIGGIISGTLLSWVELPTLISESRAYSDSLSLIYGPAVMFCCALALTVVVVKGKFENEIYAWLSLAMLAALCEAILSIYAGARFSYGWYAARVLSLVSSAAVVVSLLIENIHLQYKVVKQNQTLKRMATMDELSGLANRRELDERLKAEIKRAMRDRTTISMILLDIDKFKQFNDTHGHLIGDLCLKHVAKCLQRNILRHTDLAARYGGEEFAILLPNTSENDAFDLAEHIRKTIAYSPIVMEDGKMLSVTASFGIASLVPSQAEDATELLSIADASLYSAKKAGRNCVQRPSQSWHASRDELEKKVSSNTHYLRGRTVQSGHKR, from the coding sequence ATGCAAAAATATTCTCAGTTAATAACCCGTCCCGGAAAGATGCAATACGGCATTTTAATTTTGCTGGCAGTGACCGTGCTTGGTGGGTCAGCGTGGGCGTTGATTAAAGCGCAACAACCGGGTGCGCAATCAATTGGTTTTCTTGGCGCTTATGGCACTGCCGTTTTTATTCTGGAAGCTATCTCAGCTATTTTACTTTACGCCCACTTTCGTCGCACGGGAATGCTGACATTCGCCATTTTGTCTATGGCCTACCTCTGGGTTGCATTGCTAGCGCCTTTTCAGGTCGGGCTCCTGACCGATAACCTGGAAACATTTTCCTTAATTACAGCCTCTACCGGCGATGCGGCCTGGCTTTGGATTGCCTGGCACCTGGGCTTTCCCATTATCATTACCGCCGGCATGCTGGTCGATGGCTCCTACCCTATAGTAACCCGCAAAGTATGGCGTTGGACAATTGCACTTTTCGGCCTGGAACTACTGATCATTGGTGGCATCATATCTGGCACATTACTATCCTGGGTTGAGTTACCGACGCTGATTTCTGAAAGCCGGGCTTATTCGGATTCGTTGTCATTGATATACGGCCCCGCGGTGATGTTTTGCTGCGCCCTGGCGCTCACCGTTGTGGTAGTAAAAGGTAAATTTGAAAATGAGATTTATGCCTGGCTATCGCTGGCAATGCTTGCAGCATTGTGTGAAGCAATACTGTCAATCTATGCCGGAGCCCGGTTTAGCTATGGCTGGTACGCGGCGCGGGTTCTAAGTCTGGTATCATCGGCTGCTGTAGTCGTCAGCCTGCTGATTGAAAATATTCATCTGCAATATAAAGTGGTTAAACAAAACCAGACGCTTAAGCGCATGGCGACCATGGATGAGCTATCCGGCTTAGCAAACCGCAGAGAGCTGGATGAACGTCTCAAAGCTGAGATCAAACGTGCGATGCGCGACAGAACGACAATTAGCATGATTCTGCTGGATATTGATAAATTCAAACAGTTCAACGACACGCATGGGCATCTTATCGGAGACTTGTGTTTAAAACATGTCGCGAAGTGTTTGCAACGCAATATCTTGCGTCATACCGATTTAGCGGCGCGCTACGGCGGTGAAGAATTTGCCATCCTTTTACCAAACACCAGCGAAAACGACGCATTTGATTTGGCTGAGCACATTCGCAAGACTATCGCTTACTCTCCCATTGTAATGGAAGATGGAAAAATGCTTTCGGTAACAGCCAGCTTCGGTATCGCTTCGCTTGTACCCAGCCAGGCAGAAGACGCAACAGAGTTACTCAGTATTGCAGATGCCTCACTCTATAGTGCTAAAAAGGCAGGCCGAAATTGTGTACAGCGTCCATCTCAGTCATGGCATGCCAGCCGCGATGAGCTTGAGAAAAAAGTATCGTCTAATACGCACTATCTGCGCGGAAGAACTGTACAGTCAGGACACAAACGTTAA
- a CDS encoding HDOD domain-containing protein: MLATLSSDNTARNYLHTPHSTPGSEATQSSVPAAVNIEAQFEQFMLQSGNIRPLVRRRPGEVRFEDSEQSYARRRLLEIEKITLKSKQRHAQSSASLADKISHVLHQSVCMQIDQHLDRPATLFSQYIGCAATMANLFRLLHSGSGSIAKVTSLIASVPWMEQGLIRLVNRSALRRRDAQGNARTVKQLRTALSYLGIDNLAVLIPTLISERVAPASRHGFIKISEQHQAFASASTTTAVHLAKHTGQCANSAAVLCMAFNVARAILCHRFFSDFDNVQKAMLSEARQRNAQKQQDILSDITPCARHLQKLIEQKADGLAASLIGVLNLSSDTLNSTALRVAEKATDSEPLAKIIIQARQYAKVRMLYRARLLTKETGKIALRSQQYPAGSLDLLKSGDIFANPAAFLVSI, translated from the coding sequence ATGTTAGCTACTTTGTCTTCAGATAATACTGCCAGAAATTATCTTCATACCCCGCATTCCACGCCAGGCTCTGAAGCTACACAATCATCAGTACCTGCTGCCGTTAATATTGAAGCGCAATTTGAGCAGTTTATGTTGCAATCTGGCAATATCCGACCTTTAGTGCGGCGCCGGCCAGGCGAAGTGCGGTTTGAGGACTCTGAGCAAAGCTATGCCCGTCGACGTTTACTTGAAATCGAGAAAATCACGCTGAAAAGTAAACAGCGTCATGCGCAATCCAGCGCGTCGCTGGCCGATAAAATAAGTCATGTGCTTCACCAGTCTGTGTGTATGCAAATCGATCAACACCTTGACCGCCCCGCCACACTCTTCAGCCAGTATATTGGTTGCGCAGCCACGATGGCTAACCTGTTTCGATTGCTACATTCGGGCAGCGGCTCAATTGCAAAGGTGACCTCATTAATTGCTTCTGTTCCCTGGATGGAACAAGGACTTATCAGACTTGTAAACCGATCAGCACTTCGCCGCAGGGACGCGCAGGGCAATGCACGAACGGTAAAACAATTGCGCACAGCATTAAGTTACCTGGGCATTGATAATCTCGCGGTTCTGATCCCCACTTTGATATCTGAGCGCGTTGCTCCCGCTTCACGCCATGGTTTTATCAAAATCAGTGAGCAGCACCAAGCCTTTGCCAGTGCTTCAACCACAACTGCGGTCCATCTGGCAAAACATACCGGACAGTGTGCCAATAGTGCTGCGGTACTCTGCATGGCATTTAATGTCGCACGCGCCATCCTTTGCCACAGGTTTTTTTCTGATTTCGATAATGTACAAAAAGCGATGCTGAGCGAGGCTCGTCAGCGCAATGCGCAAAAACAACAGGATATCCTGAGCGATATCACCCCCTGCGCCCGTCATTTGCAGAAACTTATCGAACAGAAGGCTGACGGGCTTGCCGCAAGTTTGATTGGTGTTCTTAACCTTTCTTCAGACACATTAAACAGCACTGCACTGAGAGTTGCCGAAAAAGCGACTGACTCAGAGCCTCTTGCAAAAATTATCATTCAGGCCCGGCAATATGCAAAAGTGCGTATGCTGTACAGAGCCAGATTGTTAACCAAAGAAACAGGCAAAATAGCTTTGCGTTCGCAACAGTACCCTGCCGGTTCTCTGGATTTACTGAAATCTGGCGACATTTTCGCGAATCCCGCAGCCTTCCTGGTTAGCATCTGA
- a CDS encoding DUF2970 domain-containing protein gives MAANQIVVFLARVINQSDKSRPRIISVILSVLASAFGVQSQQNYQRDFSEKSPLPYIITGIIFTVLLVGGLMGLVLFITSN, from the coding sequence ATGGCGGCGAATCAGATAGTCGTTTTTCTGGCCAGGGTAATTAATCAGTCGGACAAATCTCGTCCCCGCATCATCTCAGTCATTTTGAGCGTGTTGGCTAGTGCGTTTGGCGTGCAAAGTCAGCAAAACTATCAGCGGGATTTTTCCGAGAAGTCACCCCTTCCGTATATTATCACCGGCATTATCTTTACTGTGCTGTTGGTAGGCGGTCTGATGGGGCTGGTGCTGTTTATCACCAGCAACTAG
- the rpe gene encoding ribulose-phosphate 3-epimerase produces MSDFLIAPSILSADFARLGEEVDAVLAAGADIVHFDVMDNHYVPNLTIGPMVCKALRDYGVTAPIDVHLMVEPVDDMIEKFAEAGASYISFHPEASAHVDRSIQAIIDAGCQPGLVLNPATPLHYLDYTLEKLHHVLIMSVNPGFGGQQFLDSTYDKLRDVKRRIDQSGKNIRIEIDGGVKVDNIRAVAEAGADMFVAGSAIFNAPDYKAVIDKMRSELSHIAQ; encoded by the coding sequence ATGTCTGACTTTTTGATTGCGCCATCCATCCTGTCCGCTGACTTTGCGCGACTGGGTGAAGAGGTAGATGCTGTACTCGCAGCCGGTGCAGATATTGTGCATTTTGATGTAATGGATAACCACTATGTACCCAATTTGACTATTGGCCCAATGGTCTGCAAAGCATTGCGTGATTATGGCGTTACCGCCCCCATTGACGTGCACTTAATGGTGGAACCTGTGGACGACATGATTGAAAAGTTCGCCGAGGCCGGGGCCAGCTATATCAGTTTTCATCCTGAGGCCTCGGCCCACGTTGATCGTTCAATTCAGGCAATCATTGATGCAGGCTGTCAGCCAGGTCTGGTACTTAATCCGGCAACCCCTCTGCACTATCTGGATTACACACTGGAAAAGCTGCATCACGTTCTGATTATGTCAGTTAATCCTGGCTTCGGCGGACAGCAGTTTCTGGATTCAACCTATGATAAACTGCGCGATGTTAAGCGCCGCATCGATCAAAGCGGCAAAAATATTCGAATTGAAATTGACGGTGGCGTAAAAGTGGATAACATTCGTGCCGTAGCAGAAGCAGGTGCAGATATGTTTGTCGCCGGGTCTGCAATCTTCAATGCGCCGGACTATAAAGCTGTTATCGATAAGATGCGCAGCGAGCTAAGTCATATTGCGCAATAA
- a CDS encoding anthranilate synthase component II yields MLLLIDNFDSFTHNLARYFVELGEDVKVIRNNQLSLDEIETLAPQKIVISPGPCTPDQSGVSLEVIRYAAGRIPLLGVCLGHQAIGQVFGATVTNARHILHGKVSSVEHANSGLFSNLPTRFNATRYHSLVIEPSTLPDTFNVDAWVEDDSGYREIMAISHQTYPVWGIQFHPESLLTEHGHTMLNNFLLSAKSSIKSV; encoded by the coding sequence GTGTTACTACTTATAGATAATTTTGATTCCTTTACCCACAACCTTGCCCGGTACTTTGTAGAACTGGGCGAGGATGTGAAGGTTATCAGAAACAATCAGCTATCTTTAGATGAGATAGAAACACTGGCCCCTCAGAAAATTGTGATATCCCCTGGGCCCTGCACGCCTGACCAATCTGGTGTCAGTCTTGAGGTCATCCGGTATGCTGCCGGTCGCATCCCCTTACTGGGAGTTTGCCTTGGCCATCAGGCTATCGGTCAGGTTTTTGGCGCGACAGTAACAAATGCTCGTCATATTTTGCATGGCAAAGTATCTAGCGTGGAACATGCTAACTCAGGTCTGTTTAGCAATTTACCCACCCGCTTTAATGCTACACGATATCACTCGCTGGTCATTGAGCCCTCCACCCTGCCCGATACATTTAATGTTGATGCCTGGGTAGAGGATGACAGTGGTTACCGGGAAATAATGGCTATCTCACATCAGACCTATCCTGTCTGGGGCATTCAGTTTCATCCGGAATCCTTACTGACAGAGCATGGTCATACCATGCTGAACAACTTCTTACTGAGTGCCAAATCCTCTATAAAATCAGTCTGA